One genomic region from Sphingobacterium sp. UGAL515B_05 encodes:
- a CDS encoding class I SAM-dependent methyltransferase has protein sequence MNKVELFENERASGYDQFVETWIPNYHYFLDQLPKLLRETENKDLLVVGCGTGNEIERFVDTAESWTITGVDPSPEMISQALEKFEADENVHLVEGVVSDLDEEKQYGAATLLLVLHFLEDNGQKLAMLQDISKRMMSQAPLLLLDITGNKEQIQQNLQLLRLLLPDGIDETQVAQRLRRIEHELLHVSEERLAELCEEAGFEPPVRFFQSSIYMGWITRKKDIISFS, from the coding sequence ATGAATAAAGTAGAACTGTTTGAAAATGAACGCGCAAGTGGCTATGACCAATTTGTTGAGACCTGGATTCCCAATTACCATTATTTTTTAGATCAGCTGCCTAAGCTCCTCCGAGAAACCGAAAATAAGGATTTATTGGTGGTCGGATGTGGCACAGGAAATGAAATAGAACGTTTTGTTGACACAGCAGAATCTTGGACTATAACGGGGGTAGATCCGTCGCCTGAGATGATTAGTCAGGCCCTGGAAAAATTTGAAGCGGACGAAAATGTTCATCTTGTCGAAGGTGTGGTAAGTGATTTGGACGAAGAGAAGCAATATGGTGCTGCGACACTTTTACTTGTATTACACTTTTTAGAAGACAATGGCCAAAAATTGGCTATGCTCCAAGATATTTCCAAGAGAATGATGTCGCAAGCACCCTTGTTATTATTAGATATTACGGGCAATAAGGAGCAGATTCAACAAAACTTGCAGTTGTTGAGACTTCTTCTGCCCGATGGGATAGATGAAACACAGGTCGCTCAAAGATTGCGAAGAATCGAGCATGAATTGTTGCATGTCTCGGAAGAACGGTTAGCCGAGCTCTGTGAAGAAGCCGGATTTGAACCTCCTGTTCGATTCTTTCAATCATCGATTTATATGGGGTGGATAACCCGAAAAAAAGATATTATTTCCTTTTCTTAG
- a CDS encoding PIG-L family deacetylase: protein MALEYLAQQAHEQHLDQVFSRKEQMMVRALCRLKMSDRVLYIGAHPDDENNKLLTFLAQHQLVDTAYLSVTRGEGGQNFIGTEKGLDLGVLRVQESLAARAIEGTKQFFTRAKDFGFAKSVDETLARWDENGVLADMVWTIRYFRPTVIVTRFSPDVPDAHGHHQASAILAAKAFDLAADPSAYIEQLSELGPWQARQLLWNVYQDSGVKDIGGEVRPLPAYFSLDIPVRHGYLDFHYGEIAAESRNRHRSQAMGSLVRHQPSTEYFELLKGTPISSEKQHAIFKQYTAQDSYSLVFNRLVDDLIAKCESDTAELVLELGTILFWMRIVPDGHVIHEKRAEVERLLLDFAGVSLEVQASEALWVPGNEVNMVLHVHIPTESNLQLTAVKVPFIRNGEQIESTLPPSKTIHLNGQLLDTILPSFPTWLSAEGDAHNYAPASPADVVLTQFGTELSVDLELQFAGLPIAVKLPVKYAGSPVTVAPPVTATFDSDIVVLSNATRRLIALELQSNVSESLSIKVKLTLPDGLDVFPKEIELNIAGNATEKLSFELSSPAQQEYIQEIGFEIETATGRYPFTSRSIVYPHVNQVTYFPKGILRVLNLPVNITAQKVAYISGMNDELAGSLRQLVGHLEIIPFESIGGIDLSGFDAVVLGIRIYNSHPLIAGFHQLFRDYVEQGGVLIGQYNTPYDLHLTEVGAYPLAVSPERITDTESQISFLNPSHRILNYPNVIGQHDFQNWVQDRALFLPQKWASDFEPILRGQNGDNRTEDGLLLLHKKGKGYYIYNSLSLFRQLPAGVAGAYRLFANMLSLASR from the coding sequence ATGGCATTGGAATATTTAGCACAACAGGCACACGAACAACATTTAGATCAGGTTTTTTCGCGTAAAGAACAAATGATGGTGCGTGCGTTATGTAGGCTTAAAATGTCCGATCGTGTTTTATATATCGGTGCTCATCCGGACGACGAGAACAATAAATTGTTGACCTTTTTGGCTCAGCATCAGTTGGTCGATACGGCCTATCTTTCCGTGACGCGTGGTGAGGGGGGACAGAATTTTATAGGCACAGAAAAGGGACTGGATCTGGGTGTACTTCGGGTGCAGGAATCACTTGCAGCCCGTGCAATTGAGGGAACAAAACAGTTTTTTACACGTGCTAAGGATTTTGGATTTGCTAAATCTGTCGATGAAACGCTGGCACGATGGGATGAAAACGGTGTTCTTGCCGATATGGTCTGGACCATCCGTTATTTTCGCCCTACTGTAATTGTAACACGTTTTTCACCGGATGTCCCAGACGCACATGGGCATCATCAGGCCTCAGCAATTCTGGCGGCAAAGGCTTTTGATCTGGCCGCTGATCCATCAGCTTATATAGAACAGCTATCCGAATTGGGCCCTTGGCAGGCTCGGCAGCTGTTGTGGAATGTGTATCAGGACAGTGGTGTGAAGGATATCGGTGGAGAAGTAAGGCCTTTGCCAGCGTATTTTTCGCTGGATATTCCAGTGAGACACGGCTATTTGGATTTTCATTATGGTGAGATTGCTGCGGAAAGCCGTAATAGACATCGTTCTCAGGCTATGGGAAGTCTGGTTCGGCATCAGCCTAGTACCGAATATTTTGAATTATTAAAAGGTACACCGATCAGTTCGGAGAAACAGCACGCTATTTTTAAACAATATACTGCTCAAGATTCTTATTCACTCGTATTTAATCGCTTGGTGGACGACCTCATTGCAAAATGTGAGTCAGATACAGCAGAACTTGTCTTGGAGCTTGGAACGATTTTATTTTGGATGAGGATTGTTCCCGATGGCCATGTTATCCATGAAAAACGAGCTGAGGTAGAGCGTCTTCTGCTCGACTTTGCTGGTGTATCTTTGGAAGTACAGGCAAGCGAGGCACTGTGGGTGCCGGGGAACGAGGTGAATATGGTTTTGCATGTGCACATTCCAACAGAATCCAATCTACAGCTGACTGCGGTGAAAGTTCCATTTATCCGTAACGGAGAGCAAATAGAATCTACTTTGCCACCTTCGAAGACGATCCATTTAAATGGTCAGCTTCTGGATACGATTTTACCTTCTTTTCCAACTTGGCTTAGTGCTGAGGGCGATGCACATAACTATGCGCCGGCGTCGCCTGCTGATGTTGTATTGACACAATTTGGAACTGAATTGTCTGTTGATTTGGAACTGCAGTTTGCCGGCTTGCCGATCGCGGTTAAGTTGCCTGTGAAATATGCTGGTAGTCCTGTTACAGTGGCCCCTCCGGTGACAGCAACTTTTGATTCGGATATCGTGGTGCTCTCCAATGCGACCAGACGTTTAATTGCTTTAGAGCTACAATCTAATGTCTCCGAATCCTTATCTATAAAGGTTAAGCTTACGCTACCGGATGGGCTCGATGTATTTCCGAAAGAAATTGAGCTCAATATCGCGGGGAATGCAACCGAGAAGCTTAGCTTTGAGTTGAGTTCGCCTGCGCAGCAAGAATATATTCAGGAGATCGGCTTTGAGATTGAGACGGCTACAGGGCGGTATCCGTTCACATCCAGAAGTATTGTTTATCCACATGTTAATCAAGTAACTTACTTTCCCAAAGGCATATTGCGGGTGCTAAATTTACCCGTGAATATTACGGCCCAGAAGGTTGCTTATATTTCGGGGATGAACGATGAACTAGCAGGTAGCTTACGCCAGCTTGTTGGTCATTTGGAGATTATTCCATTTGAGTCAATTGGGGGAATTGATCTCTCAGGCTTTGATGCAGTGGTTTTGGGAATACGAATATACAATAGCCATCCCCTAATTGCGGGATTTCATCAGCTTTTTCGTGACTATGTTGAGCAGGGCGGTGTATTGATAGGGCAGTATAATACTCCGTATGATTTGCATTTGACGGAGGTTGGAGCTTATCCTTTAGCAGTTTCCCCGGAAAGAATTACAGATACGGAAAGTCAGATATCATTTTTGAACCCTTCCCATCGCATATTGAACTACCCTAATGTAATCGGACAGCATGATTTTCAAAATTGGGTGCAGGACCGGGCACTTTTTTTACCTCAAAAATGGGCTTCGGATTTTGAACCGATACTGCGTGGGCAAAATGGAGATAATCGTACGGAAGATGGGTTATTGCTACTGCACAAAAAAGGAAAAGGTTATTATATCTATAACAGCCTGTCGCTGTTTAGACAACTGCCAGCAGGAGTAGCAGGGGCGTATCGTCTTTTTGCGAATATGTTATCCTTAGCTTCGCGTTAG
- a CDS encoding family 20 glycosylhydrolase, whose protein sequence is MNKIFSTLLLSCALYLPTLNFAQQKNVLPQLIPFPQQLEAKPGLFQLKGQELGYYIDPTLSSKSLSGWIDHSLFGKLNKKNVKQASATLRLIKNQGLSNEGYELIIDQKGIQIIAASEKGAFYGLQTIQQLYLLSGTTAKLALPYVTVKDEPAFQWRGVELDVARHFFPKDYIYKFIDLLATYKFNKFHMHLTDDQGWRIEIKKYPKLTEQGAWRTYNNQDSACFVKAKENPDFNLPKELIRTTNGKEEYGGFYTQQDIRDIVAYASSRQIEIIPEIDMPGHMMVATKAYPELLLDSQSAGWGKQFSVPISPWKESSYTFVENVLSEIIELFPSHYIHIGADEVEKDSWSKSAAAQAFMKEKQILNLHDLQSYFVKRVNNFIRSKNKQSIGWDEILDGSSDTSMMVMYWRGWVKNAPMEAVNRGHRVVMTPTNPLYFDYLPNSSSLDAVYNMSVVPSDISSQKAHLIQGAQANIWTEMIPSTARLEFMILPRLSALSERVWTDKSLYDSYRNRVIAHFGLWNKMGLRYRMPDLNGFAETQVIVDGQSTLKVSNELPQNPIHYTTDGSLPTKQSPVLNGSLVVKKEGPIRFATISPSGAKSELYQVDFKNDTWKKGIKVDESTVAPGLRATFFNGTFTNTSAISGPEVRQEVISNVALSDTIKIPSFGAKIRGYLYVKEKGIYNFYFTCDDGGVLRIHDQLVVDNDGQHAPIMKSGQIALEAGYHPIAVDFLEAGGGFTLKLQYNVNDSKVIDIPKASFFHKKD, encoded by the coding sequence ATGAATAAAATCTTCTCAACCTTACTCCTATCCTGTGCCCTGTACCTGCCGACACTAAATTTTGCGCAACAAAAAAATGTACTTCCTCAACTCATTCCATTTCCGCAGCAGTTGGAGGCTAAGCCAGGCCTTTTTCAGCTAAAGGGTCAAGAATTGGGTTACTATATTGATCCAACCCTATCTTCTAAATCATTATCGGGATGGATCGACCATTCCCTATTCGGGAAACTAAACAAAAAAAACGTGAAGCAAGCCAGCGCCACGTTGCGATTAATTAAAAATCAAGGGCTCTCAAATGAGGGCTACGAATTGATAATAGATCAAAAAGGTATCCAGATCATCGCCGCATCTGAAAAGGGTGCATTTTATGGATTACAGACAATCCAGCAATTATATTTACTCTCAGGAACAACAGCTAAGCTTGCTCTACCCTATGTAACGGTCAAAGACGAGCCTGCTTTCCAATGGCGAGGTGTCGAACTCGATGTAGCCCGTCATTTTTTTCCAAAAGATTATATTTATAAATTTATCGATCTACTTGCAACATACAAGTTCAACAAATTTCACATGCACCTGACAGACGATCAAGGTTGGCGCATAGAAATCAAAAAATACCCCAAACTAACCGAACAGGGTGCTTGGCGGACGTATAACAATCAAGATTCAGCCTGCTTTGTGAAAGCCAAGGAAAATCCCGACTTTAATCTGCCCAAGGAACTGATCCGCACAACAAACGGAAAGGAAGAATATGGCGGTTTTTATACACAACAGGATATCAGGGACATTGTTGCCTATGCGAGTAGCCGACAAATAGAAATCATTCCGGAAATAGATATGCCAGGGCATATGATGGTGGCTACAAAGGCCTATCCCGAACTCCTATTGGACAGTCAGTCCGCGGGCTGGGGAAAACAATTTTCTGTACCGATCAGCCCCTGGAAAGAAAGCAGTTATACTTTTGTTGAGAATGTACTAAGCGAAATCATTGAGCTATTCCCATCACACTATATTCATATTGGTGCCGACGAGGTAGAAAAAGATTCCTGGTCAAAATCAGCAGCGGCCCAAGCTTTTATGAAAGAAAAGCAAATACTTAACTTACATGATCTGCAAAGTTACTTCGTCAAAAGAGTGAACAATTTTATCCGTTCAAAAAATAAACAGAGTATCGGCTGGGATGAAATATTGGACGGCAGTTCCGATACCAGCATGATGGTCATGTACTGGCGTGGTTGGGTAAAAAATGCACCTATGGAAGCCGTTAACCGTGGTCACCGCGTCGTGATGACACCTACAAATCCGCTTTATTTTGATTACCTCCCCAATAGCAGCAGCCTAGATGCCGTGTATAATATGAGTGTGGTCCCTTCGGATATATCCAGCCAAAAAGCACATTTGATCCAAGGTGCACAAGCCAATATCTGGACAGAAATGATCCCCTCCACTGCGCGGTTAGAGTTTATGATCCTCCCACGTTTAAGTGCTTTATCGGAACGCGTATGGACCGACAAATCCCTGTATGATAGCTATAGAAATCGAGTAATTGCACACTTTGGACTCTGGAACAAAATGGGTTTACGGTATCGTATGCCAGACCTCAACGGTTTCGCCGAAACACAGGTAATTGTCGACGGACAATCTACACTAAAAGTCTCGAATGAACTTCCCCAAAATCCAATACATTATACCACCGATGGTAGTCTTCCAACAAAGCAAAGCCCAGTGCTGAACGGCTCTCTTGTCGTTAAAAAAGAAGGTCCTATTCGTTTTGCGACAATCTCACCTTCGGGTGCAAAAAGTGAGCTCTATCAGGTTGATTTTAAAAATGATACGTGGAAAAAGGGTATAAAAGTTGATGAAAGTACCGTCGCTCCGGGCCTTAGAGCGACATTTTTCAATGGAACTTTTACCAATACTTCTGCCATTTCGGGTCCCGAAGTGCGTCAGGAAGTGATAAGCAATGTAGCGCTAAGCGATACCATCAAAATACCTTCTTTTGGTGCAAAAATAAGAGGATACCTCTACGTCAAAGAAAAAGGAATCTATAATTTCTATTTTACTTGTGATGATGGTGGTGTTCTGCGGATCCATGATCAGCTTGTCGTTGATAATGATGGACAGCATGCACCAATTATGAAAAGTGGACAGATTGCGTTAGAAGCAGGCTACCACCCAATTGCTGTAGATTTCCTTGAAGCTGGCGGAGGTTTCACCTTAAAACTTCAATACAATGTCAATGATTCAAAAGTGATCGATATTCCCAAAGCGTCTTTTTTCCATAAAAAGGATTAA
- a CDS encoding sensor histidine kinase: protein MQDFNNSIVLRYFTENKFRPLRHVFFLIGLLLLFANANSSSHFQGSYRFYFSIILWFVFVCMFYANMYVLIPKFFFKAKYELYVLALILLVTASLLVVMYIANYIYSIHIPAIKKPESDSMGLIAALFICIPIILTTTTFKLFKRWLEDNKRISELKNLALTTELVSLKNQIQPHFLFNMLNNVKALIRKDPNMATEVIMKLSDFLRYQLYENNDDKTLLKSEINFISNFLKLEEIRRDNLKTRISCPIELEKKGVFLPPHLFTAFVENAIKHSLSAGDADTFITIHFSETDQQLCFECENSKDPDNSFVRSKYSGLGLANAKRRLDLLYRNDYELSVSTTETLYSVKLTIPL from the coding sequence ATGCAAGACTTCAATAATAGCATTGTTTTAAGGTATTTTACAGAAAATAAATTCAGGCCACTGCGACATGTGTTTTTTCTGATCGGTTTACTGTTGCTCTTTGCAAATGCAAATTCGAGTTCTCATTTTCAAGGGAGTTATCGGTTTTATTTTTCTATTATCCTATGGTTTGTATTCGTCTGCATGTTTTACGCCAATATGTATGTACTGATCCCAAAGTTTTTCTTTAAGGCCAAATATGAGTTATATGTCTTAGCATTGATACTGCTGGTAACGGCCAGTTTACTGGTAGTCATGTACATTGCAAATTACATCTATTCCATTCATATTCCCGCTATAAAAAAACCGGAGTCGGACTCTATGGGGCTAATCGCCGCATTATTTATCTGTATTCCGATTATTCTAACCACCACGACATTTAAGCTTTTTAAACGTTGGTTGGAAGACAATAAGCGTATTTCTGAACTGAAAAACCTGGCTTTGACCACAGAGCTTGTTTCCTTAAAAAATCAGATTCAGCCACATTTTTTATTCAACATGCTGAACAACGTTAAAGCTTTAATTCGAAAAGATCCGAATATGGCTACCGAGGTCATCATGAAGTTATCAGATTTTCTAAGATATCAGCTGTATGAAAATAACGATGATAAGACACTTCTCAAGTCCGAAATCAATTTTATAAGCAATTTCCTGAAATTGGAGGAAATACGCCGCGATAACTTAAAAACGCGTATATCTTGCCCAATAGAATTGGAAAAAAAAGGCGTATTTCTGCCGCCGCATCTATTTACGGCCTTTGTTGAAAACGCGATTAAACATAGTCTCAGCGCCGGTGATGCTGATACTTTCATCACAATCCATTTTTCTGAGACGGATCAGCAGCTTTGTTTTGAATGTGAAAATTCGAAAGATCCCGACAACTCATTTGTCCGAAGCAAATATAGCGGACTGGGGTTGGCTAATGCTAAAAGACGACTGGATCTGCTGTATAGAAATGATTATGAACTGTCGGTGTCAACAACTGAGACATTATATAGCGTTAAACTTACTATTCCCTTATGA
- a CDS encoding LytTR family DNA-binding domain-containing protein: MNCIIVDDEPLAREEMKNLIEEISSIQIVGTFSNAISALECIKTNPVDLLFLDIEMPTVNGLDFAQSLPNDKLVILTTAYAQYALKSYELDAIDYLLKPINKDRLAKAIDKAMAYKNLLALKENQSTVEKASEDALFIKSDRKYYKIAFTDIRFIEALKDYVVIYTRNNKLITAMNLKTIHQKLPVSLFARTSKSYLINLSFIDSFDNHTIYIDKFEIPIGEIYRESFFKQYTGGLL; encoded by the coding sequence ATGAATTGCATTATTGTAGACGATGAGCCCCTGGCTAGGGAGGAAATGAAAAATTTAATCGAAGAAATTTCGTCTATTCAGATAGTCGGTACATTTTCCAATGCGATATCGGCATTGGAATGTATTAAGACAAACCCGGTGGACTTACTTTTTTTGGATATCGAGATGCCGACGGTCAATGGACTCGATTTTGCACAGTCTCTTCCCAACGACAAGCTGGTGATCCTGACCACAGCCTATGCGCAATATGCACTGAAAAGTTACGAATTGGATGCAATAGATTATCTGTTGAAGCCGATCAATAAAGACCGCTTAGCTAAAGCGATCGATAAAGCAATGGCCTATAAAAATTTACTGGCGTTAAAAGAAAACCAAAGTACGGTTGAGAAGGCCAGTGAGGATGCACTTTTTATTAAATCGGATAGGAAATACTATAAAATTGCATTTACTGATATTCGCTTTATAGAAGCACTCAAAGATTATGTGGTTATCTATACCCGGAACAATAAACTGATTACTGCAATGAATTTGAAGACAATTCACCAGAAACTTCCGGTGAGCCTGTTTGCGCGTACCAGCAAATCCTATCTGATTAATTTATCGTTTATTGATTCTTTTGATAACCATACTATTTACATCGATAAGTTTGAAATCCCTATTGGTGAGATCTATCGAGAATCTTTCTTTAAACAATATACAGGAGGACTCCTCTGA